A stretch of the Rhinoderma darwinii isolate aRhiDar2 chromosome 3, aRhiDar2.hap1, whole genome shotgun sequence genome encodes the following:
- the LOC142750999 gene encoding uncharacterized protein LOC142750999, with protein sequence MPRGMDVERLLVLVQGHPEIWDTRSEAYHNRTAKEDAWEEVAKELFGQEWESGRTRDRSRLVQEIKTRWRSCRDQFRREMGERGRSGDGASRKRPYMYTQQLMFLKDIMEMRTTTDNLEDTAEETDVGESRPEPPAAPVLPPSPEPTPLEPAPGQSARAVASPAEERPVRARTRRARAQQASAAGQVDARVLDYLRRAADEDGNDAFGRSIVPLLRLVPMDRMGRLQASIVTLIDASRPPHNPHVCFTAIEQWRSTAMPATTPQVPGPFHPGPQMHRPHPYMRPMAPHFPGPTYPGQHQHHYAAEEQPTQLQVQHSGAEMQAYSSPGHQYQHL encoded by the exons atgccgcgtgggatggacgtggagcgCCTCCTCGTCCTGGTCCAGGGACACCCCGAAATTTGGGACACTCGCTCGGAGGCGTACCACAACCGgacggccaaggaggacgcctgggaggaggtggCAAAGGAGCTGTTtggccaggagtgggagagtggccgaacccgtgaccgcagtcggttgg tccaagagatcaaaacacggtggcggagctgccgtgaccaattccggCGTGAAATGGGTGAAAGGGGACGCAGCGGGGATGGCGCATCTCGCAAGCGACCGTATATGTATACCCAacagctgatgttcttgaaggacatcatggagatgcgcac AACCAcagacaatttggaggataccgcAGAAGAGACAGACGTGGGCGAGTCTCGgccggaacctcctgctgcccctgtcctgccccctagcccagagccgacacccctggagcccgcccctggccagtccgcacgggccgtcgcctctccggcagaggagcgccccgtgcgtgcccgcactcgccgggcccgtgctcaacaggcctccGCAGCGGGGCAAGTAGATGCCCGGGTCCTGGACTATCTACGGCGAGCCGCtgatgaggacgggaacgacgcctttggccgaagcatcgttcccctcctccggctggtccccatggaccgtatgggccgtctgcaagcgtcgatcgtgacgttgatcgacgcttccagaccgccccacaatccgcACGTGTGCTTCACGGCCATTGAACAGTGGCGCAGTacagccatgccggccaccacgccccaggtgccggGCCCATTCCACCCAGGCCCCCAGATGCACCGCCCGCATCcgtatatgcgccctatggctccccacttccctggccCAACATACCCcggacaacatcagcaccactatgctgccgaggaacaacctacacagctccaggtccagcatagtggtgctgaaatgcaggcctattcgtccccgggccaccagtaccaacacctttAA